One part of the Acipenser ruthenus chromosome 55, fAciRut3.2 maternal haplotype, whole genome shotgun sequence genome encodes these proteins:
- the LOC131723427 gene encoding zinc finger protein 501-like — protein sequence MESGYIKQEVVLELVPVCIKQEMLELEPVHMKEEETELEPVHIKEEETELEHVHIKEEEPELEPVHIKEEETELEPVHIKEEETEPKSVHIKEEETEPEPVHIKEEETEPEPVHIKEETELEPVHLKDNSIDLLFKDPENISWPKISHQCTECGASFSRLGRLKRHQRIHSGEKPYHCTECGKSFIDTGSLKSHQQIHTGEKLYRCNECGESFGHLGSLKRHHRIHTGEKPYHCTECGESFSHLGSLKRHHRIHTGEKLYRCTECGNSFSHLGSLRRHQRIHTGEKPYRCTECGESFIETGSLKTHQRIHTGEKPYHCFECGESFSLLGHLKTHQRIHTGEKPYHCTECGQRFSQLGSLKRHHRIHTGEKPYHCTECWKSFSQSNSLKRHQKMHIGANLPPSHSVASPPCLLECVDS from the coding sequence ATGGAGTCTGGTTACATTAAACAGGAGGTGGTTCTGGAATTGGTACCtgtctgcattaaacaggagatgcttGAACTGGAGCccgtccacatgaaagaagaggagactgaactggagcctgtccacattaaagaagaggagactgaactggagcatgtccacattaaagaagaggagcctgaactggagcctgtccacattaaagaggaagagactgaactggagcctgtccacattaaagaagaagagactgaaccaaagtctgtccacattaaagaagaagagactgaaccggagcctgtccacattaaagaagaagagactgaaccggagcctgtccacattaaagaagagactgaactggagcctgtccacctTAAAGATAATTCTATTGACTTGTTGTTTAAGGATCCAGAAAACATATCCTGGCCAAAGATATCacatcaatgtactgaatgtggggcgAGCTTCAGTCGGTTAGGacgcctaaaaagacaccagcgaattcacagtggagagaagccatatcactgtactgaatgtggaaaaaGTTTCATTGACACAGGAAGCCTAAAATcgcaccagcaaattcacactggagagaagttGTATCGCTGTAACGAATGTGGGGAAAGCTTCGGTCACTTAGGAAGCTTAAAAAGACACCaccgaattcacactggagagaagccgtatcactgtaccgAATGTGGGGAAAGCTTCAGTCActtaggaagcctaaaaagacaccaccgaattcacactggagagaagctgtatcgctgtactgaatgtgggaataGCTTCAGTCACTTAGGAAGTCTAAGaagacaccaacgaattcacactggagagaagccgtatcgcTGTACCGAATGTGGGGAAAGCTTCATTGAGAcaggaagcctaaaaacacaccagcgaattcacactggagagaagccgtatcactgttttgaatgtggggagagcttcagcCTGTTAGgacacctaaaaacacaccagcggattcacactggagagaagccatatcactgtactgaatgtgggcagagattcagtcagttaggaagcctaaagaGACACCaccgaattcacactggagagaagccatatcactgtactgaatgttggAAGAGCTTCAGCCAATCAAACtccctaaaaagacaccagaaaATGCACATTGGAGCCAACCTCCCTCCCTCGCATTCTGTCGCGTCTCCACCCTGCTTGCTTGAGTGTGTGGATAGCTGA
- the LOC117401646 gene encoding zinc finger protein 771-like — protein MMESVYIKQEEVLELVPVCIKQEMPELEPFHMKEETELLSVHIKEEETKLEPVHIKEEETELLSVHIKEETEMELVHIKEETELLSVHIKEEETELLSVHIKEETELDPVRIKEEETELEPVHIKEEETELELVHIEEETELEPVHIEEETEMEPVHIEEQTELEPVYIEEGTELEPVYIEEESTGLFKDSENISQPKISHQCTECGKSFSRSANLRSHQRIHTGEKPYCCTECGESFTQLVHLKTHQRIHTGEKPYCCTECGKSFSQLGSLKKHQRIHTGKKPYHCTDCGERFIESGNLKKHQRIHTGEKPYHCSECGRCFIESGSLKRHQRIHTGEKPYYCTECGKRFIHLGSLKVHQRSHTGEKPYHCTECGDSFSQLGHLKRHQRIHTGEKPYHCTECGESFTESGNLKKHQRIHTGASVPPSQSLTSPPCQSEFVES, from the coding sequence ATGATggagtctgtttacattaaacaggaggaggttctggAATTGGTACCtgtctgcattaaacaggagatgcctgaactggagcctttccacatgaaagaagagactgaactgctgtctgtccacattaaagaagaggagactaagctggagcctgtccacattaaagaggaagagactgaactgctgtctgtccacattaaagaagagactgagaTGGAGCTTGTTCatattaaagaagagactgaactgctgtctgtccacattaaagaggaagagactgaactgctgtctgtccacattaaagaagagactgagcTGGATCCTGTCCGTATTAAAGAAGAAgaaactgaactggagcctgtccacattaaagaagaagagactgaactggagcttgTCCACAttgaagaagagactgaactggagcctgtccacattgaaGAAGAAACTGAaatggagcctgtccacattgaagaacagactgaactggagcctgtctaCATTGAAGAAgggactgaactggagcctgtctaCATTGAAGAGGAGTCTACTGGCTTGTTTAAGGATTCAGAAAACATATCCCAGCCAAAAATATCacatcaatgtactgaatgtgggaagagcttcagtcggtCAGCAAACCTAagatcacaccagcgaattcacactggagagaagccgtattgttgtactgaatgtggggagagcttcactCAGTTAGTacacctaaaaacacaccagcgaattcacaccggagagaagccatattgttgtactgaatgtgggaagagcttcagtcagttaggaagcctaaaaaaacaccagcgaattcacactggaaaGAAGCCTTACCACTGTACTGATTGTGGGGAGCGCTTCATTGAGTCAGGAAACCTAAAgaaacaccaacgaattcacacgggagagaagccatatcactgttctgaatgtggGAGGTGCTTCATTGagtcaggaagcctaaaaagacaccagagaattcacacaggagagaagccgtattactgtactgaatgtggaaagcgTTTCATTCACTTAGGTAGCCTAAAAGTACACCAACGaagtcacactggagagaaaccgtatcactgtactgaatgtggggacagtttcagtcagttaggacaCCTAAAgagacaccagagaattcacactggagagaaaccgtatcactgtactgaatgtggggagagcttcactgagtcaggaaacctaaagaaacaccagcgaattcacactggagccagcgtccctccctcccagtccctcacctctccaccctgcCAGTCTGAGTTTGTGGAGAGCTGA